Proteins encoded together in one Coffea arabica cultivar ET-39 chromosome 2c, Coffea Arabica ET-39 HiFi, whole genome shotgun sequence window:
- the LOC113725796 gene encoding uncharacterized protein: protein MLLSPGHSPRHLPSPSPAPETPSSVSDNSTATTTTAPTSAPSIRQPKRPKVLDEDSYVAAIEKIIERDFFPDIPKLRDRLDWLEAVRSGDPVLIRDAQLKILERRRGSAGESSIDPGTSTKSRTQTLTPGSTFFRNSSFTPFGFDENSAGKFNEHRTTPGPGVGSDRTTIGERLGDGSDGEGEMDSSLTLDEFFRRYTSEDNESFSKIMEKVNRKRKERFGFLLEGEKEGDVKLIEGAKRERVATDGFGTSDQPVATLEGWKYTAKNLLMYHPADRGEAPLTEEEMAERLKGLTKEINRTNTRFRGKVVNYKKEDDAVEVLYTPVAGATPFPLSVRDGDKVKKYDLEDLRKTPNPFYVESGKRAENGYSFVKTPSPAPGVDESPFITWGEIEGTPLRLESEDTPIDIGGSGDGPQFKIPMAPSRDVKAHSLSREAARKLRERSKMFQKPPLPSPVRGGSASPSARTLSPAAQKFVRNAIAKSSHAVDESLRASYRGSSPGMGTPKSGRSMSRFGRDSTGSRSPSVREGSNPPL from the coding sequence ATGCTTTTATCGCCCGGCCACTCCCCTCGCCACCTCCCTTCCCCATCACCGGCACCGGAAACCCCCAGTTCCGTCAGTGATAATAGCACTGCCACAACTACTACAGCTCCTACTTCTGCTCCTTCAATCAGGCAGCCAAAGCGACCAAAAGTTCTCGATGAAGATTCCTACGTCGCCGCCATTGAGAAAATCATCGAACGCGATTTTTTCCCCGATATCCCCAAGCTCCGGGACCGTCTCGATTGGCTCGAAGCCGTCCGCTCCGGCGACCCGGTTCTAATCCGAGATGCCCAGTTGAAAATCCTCGAACGCCGCCGCGGCAGCGCCGGGGAATCCTCGATTGATCCAGGTACTAGTACTAAATCACggacccaaaccctaacccctgGTTCCACTTTTTTCAGAAATTCTAGTTTTACCCCTtttggttttgatgaaaatagtGCTGGAAAGTTCAACGAGCATAGAACCACCCCTGGTCCCGGGGTAGGGAGCGATAGGACCACGATTGGCGAACGTTTGGGTGATGGGAGTGATGGGGAAGGCGAGATGGATTCTTCGTTGACGTTAGATGAGTTCTTCAGGAGGTATACGAGTGAGGATAACGAGAGTTTTTCCAAGATTATGGAGAAAGTAAATAggaagaggaaggagaggttTGGGTTCTTGTTGGAAGGCGAAAAGGAAGGGGATGTGAAGTTGATTGAGGGTGCGAAGAGGGAGCGTGTTGCAACGGATGGGTTTGGAACGTCTGATCAGCCTGTGGCTACGTTGGAAGGGTGGAAGTACACTGCCAAGAATTTGTTGATGTATCATCCAGCGGATAGGGGTGAAGCGCCGTTGACGGAGGAGGAGATGGCTGAGAGGCTCAAGGGATTGACCAAGGAGATTAACAGGACTAACACGAGGTTCCGGGGTAAAGTGGTCAATTATAAGAAAGAAGATGATGCGGTTGAGGTGCTTTATACCCCGGTTGCTGGGGCCACGCCATTTCCTCTGTCTGTTAGGGATGGCGATAAGGTGAAGAAGTAtgatttggaagatttgagGAAGACACCCAATCCATTTTATGTTGAGTCGGGGAAGAGGGCAGAGAATGGTTACAGTTTCGTTAAGACTCCATCGCCTGCTCCAGGTGTGGATGAGTCGCCATTTATAACATGGGGTGAAATTGAAGGTACGCCATTGAGGTTGGAGTCAGAGGATACGCCTATTGATATTGGTGGTAGTGGAGATGGGCCACAGTTTAAGATCCCAATGGCACCTTCAAGGGATGTTAAGGCTCACTCTTTGTCTAGGGAGGCTGCCCGTAAGTTGAGGGAGAGGTCAAAAATGTTTCAGAAACCACCACTGCCCTCACCAGTTAGAGGGGGAAGTGCTAGTCCCAGTGCACGAACTCTCTCTCCTGCTGCTCAAAAATTTGTGCGAAACGCAATTGCAAAATCTTCTCATGCTGTTGATGAATCCCTCCGAGCAAGTTATCGGGGTTCAAGTCCAGGCATGGGCACTCCTAAAAGTGGGAGGAGTATGTCAAGGTTTGGCAGAGATAGCACAGGGTCCAGGTCACCTTCAGTAAGAGAGGGCTCTAATCCTCCTCTGTAA
- the LOC113725797 gene encoding GCN5-related N-acetyltransferase 8-like: protein MAAAAPPPPPSPAAIPETTVPETAPPRHPLFARIRLGTIFDVPQLHKLIHQMATYERLTDQFAATEASLASTLFPSPSPPPPFTSFTVFILEVSPDPFPPTPQDPSNFSPILKTFHLDLPIEDSEKEIFRSEIGGDVVVAGFVLFFPNYSTFLAKPGFYIEDLFVREPYRKKGFGRMLFTAVAAQAAKMGYGRVEWVVLDWNVNAIQFYEQMGAKVLPDWRVCRLTGDALEAFAHLNI, encoded by the coding sequence atggcaGCGGCTGCACCGCCACCGCCTCCCTCCCCTGCTGCCATTCCCGAGACCACCGTTCCAGAAAccgccccgccccgccacccacTCTTTGCCCGCATCCGGTTAGGCACCATTTTCGATGTCCCCCAACTCCACAAGCTCATCCACCAAATGGCCACCTACGAGCGCCTGACCGATCAATTCGCCGCCACCGAAGCCTCTCTCGCCTCCACTCTCTTCCCTTCCCCAAGCCCACCTCCACCCTTCACTTCCTTCACCGTTTTCATCCTTGAAGTCTCCCCTGACCCCTTTCCACCCACTCCTCAGGACCCCTCTAATTTTTCCCCTATTCTCAAAACTTTCCATCTGGACCTCCCCATTGAGGACTCTGAGAAGGAAATTTTCCGGTCCGAAATCGGAGGCGACGTCGTTGTGGCGGGGTTTGTGCTGTTTTTCCCCAACTATTCGACGTTTCTGGCGAAACCCGGGTTCTATATTGAGGATTTGTTCGTGAGGGAGCCATATCGGAAGAAAGGGTTCGGACGAATGCTATTTACGGCTGTGGCGGCGCAGGCGGCTAAGATGGGATACGGGAGGGTGGAGTGGGTGGTGCTGGATTGGAATGTGAATGCGATTCAGTTTTACGAGCAAATGGGTGCAAAAGTCCTGCCGGACTGGAGGGTTTGTAGATTGACCGGAGATGCCCTCGAGGCTTTTGCTCATCTTAACATCTAA